A single window of Larus michahellis chromosome 17, bLarMic1.1, whole genome shotgun sequence DNA harbors:
- the PCSK7 gene encoding proprotein convertase subtilisin/kexin type 7 has product MPHWKRRVPLWSAGMEATLCIHTCLWLSAAWMPLVLSDGLACVGECTPGTDAQHGKLTWAVSLDAPEEELEQQAEELARTAGLVNMGRVGELRGHYLFTYQPNGHVASEPEAIRRAVDTLFAQHDSVRWHSEQKLLKRSKRSLHFNDPKYPQQWHLNNRRSPGKDINVTGVWEQNVTGRGVTVVVVDDGVEHTIKDIQPNYSPEGSYDLNSNDPDPMPHPDEENGNHHGTRCAGEIAAVPNNSFCTVGVAYGSRIAGIRVLDGPLTDSMEAIAFNKHYQINDIYSCSWGPDDDGKTVDGPHQLGKAALQHGVIAGRRGFGSIFVVASGNGGQHNDNCNYDGYANSIYTVTIGAVDETGSMPFYAEECASMLAVTFSGGDKMMRSIVTTDWDLQKGTGCTEGHTGTSAAAPLAAGMIALMLQVRPCLTWRDVQHIIVFTATKYEDRHAKWDINQAGFSHSHQHGFGLLNAWRLVNAAKIWESVPYLASYVSPALKEGRSIPLLPQELEVTWNVTTADLELSGMRTLEHVAVTVTITHPRRGNLEIRLFCPSGMMSLIGTARSMDSDPNGFADWTFSTVRCWGEEAQGTYRLVVRDIGDESLRPGTLKQWQLTLYGSSWSPAEMKERQRLLEEAMSGQYLSSNFSLPCPPGLEIPEEQRYTITANTLKTLLLLGCFVVFWTFYYMLEVCLTRNNVGLDLPCNGSTACKWYQQGGKHRALESGLEMESVPLYREKDVDDVEMECEHPEPGQEDEAEEGSWTPTHPKLPSSGRAASFHEAAPAGAGYLGQEATAELLSEDREHQAC; this is encoded by the exons ATGCCGCATTGGAAGCGGAGGGTGCCGCTATGGAGCGCAGGGATGGAGGCCACACTCTGTATCCACACGTGCCTTTGGCTGAGTGCTGCCTGGATGCCCCTCGTGTTGTCAGACGGACTGGCCTGCGTCGGGGAGTGCACTCCTGGCACTGATGCCCAGCACGGCAAGCTGACGTGGGCTGTCAGCTTGGACGCGCccgaggaggagctggagcagcaggcagaggagctggcccGGACTGCAGGGCTGGTGAACATGGGCCGCGTTGGCGAGCTCAGGGGCCATTACCTCTTCACCTACCAGCCCAATGGCCATGTGGCGAGCGAACCTGAAGCAATAAGGAGGGCGGTGGACACTTTGTTTGCACAGCATGACAGCGTGCGGTGGCACTCAGAACAGAAGCTTCTGAAACGTTCCAAACGCAGCCTGCACTTTAACGATCCCAAATACCCTCAGCAGTGGCATCTG AACAACCGCAGGAGCCCCGGGAAGGACATCAATGTCACAGGCGTCTGGGAGCAGAACGTGACGGGGCGCGGTGTGACGGTGGTTGTGGTGGACGACGGCGTGGAGCACACCATTAAAGACATACAGCCAAATTAC AGCCCAGAAGGCAGCTATGACTTAAATTCCAATGACCCCGACCCTATGCCTCACCCTGACGAGGAGAACGGCAACCACCACGGGACCCGCTGCGCCGGGGAGATTGCTGCCGTGCCAAACAACAGCTTCTGCACAGTGGGAGTTGCCTACGGGAGCCGCATCGCAG GCATCCGAGTGCTGGATGGGCCCCTCACCGACAGCATGGAGGCCATCGCCTTCAACAAGCACTATCAGATCAATGACATCTACAGCTGCAG CTGGGGTCCAGATGACGATGGGAAGACTGTGGATGGCCCCCATCAACTGGGAAAG GCTGCCCTGCAGCACGGCGTGATAGCGGGTCGCAGGGGCTTTGGGAGCATTTTCGTCGTGGCCAGTGGCAACGGTGGGCAACACAATGACAACTGCAACTACGATGGTTATGCCAACTCCATCTACACTGTCACAATAG GTGCGGTGGACGAGACGGGCTCCATGCCGTTCTATGCCGAGGAATGTGCCTCCATGTTGGCAGTGACCTTCAGCGGCGGGGACAAGATGATGAGGAGCATT GTGACAACAGACTGGGATTTGCAGAAGGGCACGGGCTGCACGGAGGGCCACACAGGGACGTCAGCTGCCGCTCCCCTTGCAGCCGGGATGATCGCGCTGATGCTGCAGGTGCGACCGTGTCTCACCTGGCGAGATGTCCAGCACATCATTGTCTTCACTGCCACCAAG TACGAGGATCGTCACGCGAAGTGGGACATCAACCAGGCCGGCTTcagccacagccaccagcacgGCTTCGGCTTGCTGAATGCCTGGAGGCTGGTCAATGCTGCCAAG ATCTGGGAGTCCGTCCCATACCTCGCCTCCTACGTGAGCCCTGCACTGAAGGAGGGCAGGAGCATCCCGTTACTCCCGCAGGAGCTGGAGGTCACCTGGAATG TCACCACCGCCGACCTGGAGCTCTCCGGCATGAGAACCCTGGAGCACGTGGCAGTCACCGTCACCATCACCCATCCCCGCCGTGGCAACCTGGAGATCAGGCTCTTCTGCCCCAGCGGCATGATGTCCCTGATAGGGACCGCCAGGAGCATGGACTC GGACCCCAACGGCTTTGCTGACTGGACCTTCTCCACGGTCCGGTGCTGGGGCGAGGAAGCTCAGGGCACGTACCGACTGGTCGTCAGGGACATCG GAGATGAGAGCCTGAGGCCTGGGACCTTGAAGCAGTGGCAGCTGACCCTGTACGGCTCCTCCTGGTCCCCAGCAGAGATGAAGGAACGGCAGAG gctgctggaggaagccATGAGCGGGCAGTACCTGAGCAGCaacttctccctgccctgccctccggGGCTGGAGATCCCCGAGGAGCAGCGCTACACCATCACAGCCAACACCCTCAAG ACCCTCCTGCTGTTGGGGTGTTTTGTCGTGTTCTGGACTTTCTACTACATGCTGGAGGTTTGCCTGACCAGGAACAACGTGGGGCTCGACCTGCCCTGCAACGGCTCCACCGCCTGCAAATGGTACCAGCAGGGAGGGAAGCACAGAGCCCTGGAGAGCGGCCTGGAGATGGAGTCTGTGCCGCTCTATCGGGAGAAGGACGTTGACGACGTCGAGATGGAGTGTGAGCACCCGGAGCCTGGCCAGGAGGACGAGGCGGAGGAGGGGTCCtggacccccacccaccccaaacTTCCCAGCAGCGGCAGAGCCGCGAGCTTCCACGAGGCAGCCCCCGCCGGAGCAGGGTACCTGGGCCAGGAGGCGACGGCCGAGCTGCTCTCGGAGGACAGGGAGCACCAGGCGTGCTAG
- the TAGLN gene encoding transgelin, which translates to MANKGPAYGMSRDVQSKIEKKYDDELEDRLVEWIVAQCGAAVGRPERGRLGFQVWLKNGIVLSRLVNSLYPDGSKPVKIPDTPPTMVFKQMEQIAQFLKAAEDYGVVKTDVFQTVDLFEAKDMAAVQRTLMALGSLAVTKNDGNYHGDPNWFMKKAQEHKREFTESQLKEGKNVIGLQMGSNKGASQAGMSYGRPRQIIS; encoded by the exons ATGGCGAACAAGGGTCCGGCGTATGGCATGAGCCGGGACGTCCAGTCCAAGATCGAGAAGAAGTACGACGACGAGCTGGAGGACCGGCTGGTGGAGTGGATCGTGGCGCAGTGCGGGGCCGCGGTGGGTCGTCCTGAGCGGGGCCGCCTGGGCTTCCAGGTCTGGCTGAAGAACGGCATC GTCCTCAGCCGGCTGGTGAACAGCCTCTACCCCGACGGCTCCAAGCCCGTCAAGAtccccgacaccccccccaccatggtCTTCAAGCAGATGGAGCAGATCGCCCAGTTCCTCAAGGCGGCCGAAGACTACGGCGTGGTCAAGACGGACGTGTTCCAGACCGTCGACCTCTTTGAAG CCAAGGACATGGCGGCGGTGCAGAGGACGCTGATGGCCCTGGGGAGCCTGGCGGTCACCAAGAATGACGGGAACTACCATGGGGACCCCAACTGGTTCATGAA GAAAGCGCAGGAGCACAAGAGGGAGTTCACCGAGAGCCAGCTGAAGGAGGGCAAGAACGTCATCGGCTTACAGATGGGGAGCAACAAGGGGGCGTCACAGGCGGGGATGAGCTACGGCCGGCCCCGGCAGATCATCAGCTAG